Proteins found in one Neodiprion lecontei isolate iyNeoLeco1 chromosome 6, iyNeoLeco1.1, whole genome shotgun sequence genomic segment:
- the LOC107220045 gene encoding uncharacterized protein LOC107220045 isoform X2, producing MDMEKILMELKESKKDGSLQIFRKLITCGTTPICKLKERVPDKQAMWQPVLMELLEILANNRDYGKEQILLIPHAFLVLLYEQYDIDEFKRVLQSYLQLDKNPLHSFNTDYDIQDIDLFKLLITHGYLQVNRKSIYAGEICKLPFEVLYKNCTRYTKYTYLAYKVLYAWLQRTSKTDFWEKNDFIFEKKLEIIIFSNWNNSIKEVSKQNSTSIFNQYLRIMNQKYEGFLQFLFKDCLDNISWLNETNSGTKLYNIISTKLGETQWKNAFGYPISHMVRQWESGSQKNDQALHWLCTQWLEPTVKKNPTLLSFLWDLSKTAHNILFRSHLERIFSQTRKLQEAGTVHTLIDHCDEYLRLNSFAIHCQKLICFKNENVENHFFVIKHFLFYNANSNSTFLRRGIIKYFKIFLFNLLKSCTTQQHYNVEVFSIFYWLHRFFLDCFEIGSCYQRKVLGIKLYETILFYMNEREISNELSNDPRHRDELRNGFKMKQQLEKFGEWIFTNKMSLLWLLKLILDPATDVKEISAKIILEHFQKSSLNDSELKIIFDTAIMKCNSSKFYETESGSMLIKILSKWRPFHEITAIKLESMSHDRCEFYKSLTMHTKYTEYLLHEAHKQLADIKRDILRAAMQNSPFHGTLTAILNVGFQNDLETELMTPEFVENLLELLEDAVHFLLSLLSSKSSNHDFSSSFAEMGLAIDTTVKDSEISDDYDDTILSPAHQLVITCIWISLKASCELATEIGMLTYSYKTVERSASVITLVLTKCRHKGAIEAAGVAIGHLTRKLVNVKGYSNLPEEWLTNLISGHKNNPNLTRRSAGLAIMFHRIVANDNRHGKPLVHTTIRSLLNLLEGTQEVPGNFQRNSNCTTSKEDKNEVYQDLPRAKHLHFIQRLVSDSDLHAQIVPYLERITMECFKNLHSQVWTVRNASLQLFGAIVPRISGPCNGSQTLDFGNGYSVDHFITHYPELANHVLSELKNAASWDNNLDNTLKSHSATIPSIILLSRMSVGGSDLVDYSSKTYISSVKQNLKLLFRSPIANVRILAAKAYAALVTLPEISWECLKLKQVVQNIHHPNDLHGYMYAIKYVSDKLQMESKSVNPHCSTNKPDTYYRPQHSLQSKINCPADYLSIQHSQNTLSEHTVSKNAAKSLSRISAIKKSWNDLYYGKMKINLCYVVEAMSLVAFENLESYDDIFLFNEIGQDVDPVLKSESNKPGFSEFIATSTRLYVQHVNRTRNIDHEKLVKILKSQCTDQSVTLLDNLKYDVPVQDIVLNNILQVFPDCNEALLDAMIRYLSESIRNSAIFSTTPVGIGDKSAVLCFSQLSLHNYEIKRKVHQLKQKIKEDRKYWKLELFCHILINTLDFDSVAINDLELYCFAKSVDSDENLRKIAIDCTSCLLLHFSRIENSNKLKILRLYLNLLKDEISDIRELARSSFVNFFDSNFAAQSIPPFSETLYYKILDEIIMNKTRHATFSIMEVVDFFLDCLTFINCPKDFKVLVESPFDHEDHATSAEETKLLNIIHFSISHIQKNQSVDNLHIGENIIITDSFNVIRAKNDIQSEGSPEYSDLKTILDLNYSDCMITKRNLVLKSCNSIIESVKS from the exons ATggatatggaaaaaattttgatggaattgaaagaaagcaaaaaagaTGGAAGTCTACAAATTTTTAGA aaATTGATAACTTGTGGAACAACTCCAATTTGTAAGCTGAAAGAAAGGGTACCAGATAAACAAGCCATGTGGCAGCCAGTTTTAATGGAATTATTGGAAATTTTGGCAAACAATCGGGACTACGGCAAAGAGCAAATTTTACTTATTCCTCACGCGTTTTTAGTGCTGCTTTATGAGCAATATGATATTGATGAATTCAAAAGGGTTTTGCAAAGTTATTTGCAGTTGGACAAGAATCCCTTACATTCCTTCAATACAGATTATGACATTCAAGACATAGATTTGTTCAAATTGCTAATTACCCATGGATACTTGCAAGTCAATCGGAAGTCGATTTACGCTGGAGAGATATGTAAATTACCATTCGAAGtgttatataaaaattgtacacgatatacaaaatatacataccTTGCTTACAAGGTATTATACGCATGGCTTCAGAGAACATCAAAGACTGATTTTTGGGAGAAGAATGATTTTatctttgagaaaaaattggaaatcatCATCTTCTCCAATTGGAATAACTCGATAAAAGAAGTCAGTAAACAAAATTCTACCTCAATCTTCAATCAATATTTAAGAATAATGAACCAAAAGTACGAAGGATTCCTGCAGTTTCTATTTAAAGATTGCCTTGATAATATATCTTGGCTAAATGAGACTAA TTCTGGTACTAAACTGTATAACATAATCTCAACTAAACTTGGTGAAACGCAATGGAAAAACGCTTTTGGATATCCCATCAGCCATATGGTTCGTCAATGGGAATCTGGGTCACA aaaaaatgaTCAAGCTCTTCATTGGCTTTGTACTCAATGGCTTGAGCCTACAGTTAAAAAGAACCCTACGCTCTTATCATTTCTGTGGGATCTGAGCAAAACCGCGCATAATATTCTCTTTCGCTCACATctggaaagaattttttctcaaacacgTAAACTACAAGAAGCTGGAACTGTACACACTTTAATCGATCATTGCGATGAATACTTGAGATTGAACAGCTTTGCAATACACTGCCAAAAGCtcatttgttttaaaaatgagAATGTGGAAAATCATTTCTTCGTCATAAAGCATTTCTTGTTCTATAACGCCAATTCTAATTCAACGTTTTTGAGACGTGGTATcatcaaatattttaaaatttttttgttcaacttaTTGAAATCTTGTACTACTCAGCAACATTACAATGTTgaagtattttctattttttattggttacaccgattttttctGGATTGTTTTGAGATCGGTTCGTGTTATCAACGGAAAGTGTTGGGAATAAAGTTAtacgaaacaattttattttatatgaaCGAGAGAGAAATAAGCAATGAATTGAGCAACGATCCTCGACATAGAGATGAGCTGAGAAATGGGTTCAAAATGAAACAGCAATTGGAAAAGTTCGGCGAATGGATCTTTACAAATAAAATGAGTCTGTTGTGGCTGCTTAAACTGATATTGGACCCTGCAACTGATGTTAAAGAAATTTCTGCCAAAATTATTTTAGAACATTTCCAAAAGAGTTCTTTAAATGATTCTGAGTTAAAG atAATATTTGATACAGCAATAATGAAGTGTAACTCGTCTAAGTTCTATGAAACTGAAAGTGGATCAATGCTTATTAAAATACTTTCAAAGTGGCGTCCGTTTCATGAAATAACTGCGATAAAATTAGAATCTATGTCGCATGATCGTTGTGAATTTTACAAGTCGTTAACAATGCACACGAAATACACAGAATATCTTTTACACGAAGCTCATAAGCAACTGGCTGACATAAAACGAGATATTCTAAGAGCTGCAATGCAAAATTCACCTTTTCATGGTACTTTAACGGCGATATTGAATGTTGGCTTCCAAAATGACTTAGAAACAGAGTTGATGACCCCAGAGTTTGTGGAAAACTTATTGGAACTTTTGGAAGATGCTGTGCactttttactatcgttacTGTCTTCAAAATCAAGTAACCATG ATTTTTCGTCTTCTTTCGCAGAAATGGGATTAGCAATTGACACAACTGTAAAAGACAGTGAAATTTCTGATGACTATGATGATACCATCCTTTCACCAGCGCATCAATTGGTTATTACTTGCATTTGGATATCGCTGAAG GCATCGTGTGAACTAGCTACCGAAATTGGGATGTTAACGTACTCATACAAGACAGTCGAACGTTCTGCAAGTGTGATTACTTTGGTACTAACGAAATGTCGTCATAAAGGTGCCATCGAAGCTGCCGGTGTAGCAATCGGCCATTTAACTAG AAAATTAGTGAACGTCAAAGGATACAGTAATCTACCAGAAGAATGGCTGACTAATTTAATATCTGGTCATAAGAATAATCCAAATTTAACAAGACGGAGCGCCGGTTTAGCGATAATGTTTCATCGAATTGTGGCAAATGATAATAGGCATGGTAAACCATTGGTACACACTACGATCAGAAGTTTACTAAATTTGTTAGAGGGAACACAGGAGGTTCCaggaaattttcaacgaaactcAAATTGTACTACATCAAAGGAGGATAAAAACGAGGTTTATCAAGACCTACCACGCGCAAAACACTTGCATTTCATTCAGAGACTAGTTTCCGACAGCGATTTGCATGCTCAAATTGTTCCCTACTTGGAGAGAATCACTATGgaatgtttcaaaaatcttcATTCTCAAGTATGGACTGTTCG gAATGCCAGTCTTCAATTATTTGGCGCAATAGTTCCGAGGATATCTGGCCCGTGTAATGGGAGTCAAACGTTAGACTTTGGAAATGGTTACTCAGTGGATCATTTTATCACCCACTATCCAGAGTTGGCAAATCATGTACTATCGGAGTTGAAAAATGCTGCTTCCTGGGACAATAATTTGGACAATACATTGAAGAGTCATTCAGCAACTATACCGAGCATAATTCTTTTATCTAGAATGTCTGTGGGTGGATCTGACTTGGTAgattattcatcaaaaacgtACATTTCTAGTGTGAAGCAGAATCTGAAATTACTGTTCCGTAGTCCGATTGCTAATGTAAGAATCTTAGCAGCTAAAGCTTATGCCGCACTAGTTACATTACCTGAGATAAGTTGGGAATGCCTTAAGTTGAAACAGGTTGTACAAAACATTCATCATCCAAATGATCTTCATGGCTACATGTATGCAATAAAATACGTGAGCGACAAATTGCAGATGGAAAGCAAAAGTGTTAATCCACACTGTAGTACTAACAAGCCTGATACTTATTATCGACCGCAGCATTCTCTACAATCCAAGATAAATTGTCCAGCTGATTATCTCTCAATTCAACATTCGCAAAACACTTTGTCTGAACATACAGTATCAAAAAATGCAGCAAAGAGTTTGTCACGAATTTCTGCAATAAAGAAATCCTGGAATGATCTGTACTatggtaaaatgaaaataaacttaTGCTATGTCGTTGAAGCAATGTCTTTAGTggcatttgaaaatttagaaagttacgatgacatttttttattcaatgaaaTTGGACAAGATGTAGATCCTGTTTTAAAATCAGAAAGCAATAAACCAGGATTTAGTGAATTTATTGCCACATCAACTCGACTCTATGTACAACATGTGAATCGTACTCGTAACATCGACCATGAAAAATTAGTTAAAATTCTCAAATCTCAGTGCACTGATCAGAGCGTGACTCTTTTGGACAACTTGAAATACGACGTACCCGTTCAAGATATCGTTCTGAATAATATTCTGCAAGTGTTTCCTGATTGTAACGAGGCTCTGTTAGATGCAATGATTCGTTACTTAAGCGAATCTATTAGAAATTCTGCAATTTTCTCTACCACCCCAGTCGGAATTGGAGATAAATCAGCAGTGCTATGTTTTTCACAGCTCTCATTACATAATTACGAAATCAAGAGAAAGGTGCATCAATTAAAGCAGAAGATCAAAGAAGATAGAAAATATTGGAAGCTGGAATTATTTTGTCATATTCTAATTAATACACTCGACTTCGACAGTGTCGCAATTAATGATTTGGAACTTTACTGCTTCGCCAAATCTGTTGACAGTGATGAAAATCTCCGTAAAATAGCAATTGATTGTACATCGTGTTTGTTGTTGcatttttcaagaattgaaaatagcaataaattaaaaatcctaAGGCTGTATTTAAATTTGTTGAAGGATGAAATATCAGACATAAGGGAATTAGCCAGATCTAGCTTTGTAAATTTCTTTGATAGTAATTTTGCTGCTCAGAGCATACCTCCATTTAGTGAGACTctgtattataaaattttagatGAGATTATTATGAATAAAACCAGACATGCTACTTTTTCGATAATGGAggtagtcgatttttttttagattgcTTGACATTCATAAACTGTCCAAAAGATTTCAAAGTGTTAGTTGAAAGTCCATTTGATCATGAAGATCACGCAACGTCTGCAGAGGAAACTAAACTTTTAAATATCATACATTTTAGTATTTCACATATACAGAAGAACCAATCTGTAGATAATTTACATataggtgaaaatattattataacagaCTCTTTTAATGTAATACGGGCCAAAAATGATATTCAAAGTGAGGGTAGTCCAGAATATTCTGATCTGAAAACTATTCTGGATCTTAATTACAGTGATTGCATGATAACTAAAAGAAACCTTGTTCTTAAATCATGCAATTCAATTATAGAATCAGTGAAGAGCTGA
- the LOC107220045 gene encoding uncharacterized protein LOC107220045 isoform X1: MDMEKILMELKESKKDGSLQIFRKLITCGTTPICKLKERVPDKQAMWQPVLMELLEILANNRDYGKEQILLIPHAFLVLLYEQYDIDEFKRVLQSYLQLDKNPLHSFNTDYDIQDIDLFKLLITHGYLQVNRKSIYAGEICKLPFEVLYKNCTRYTKYTYLAYKVLYAWLQRTSKTDFWEKNDFIFEKKLEIIIFSNWNNSIKEVSKQNSTSIFNQYLRIMNQKYEGFLQFLFKDCLDNISWLNETKYVILSEVFDVWDNVNVMVQGDFILCTFTCLTKNYLRSSGTKLYNIISTKLGETQWKNAFGYPISHMVRQWESGSQKNDQALHWLCTQWLEPTVKKNPTLLSFLWDLSKTAHNILFRSHLERIFSQTRKLQEAGTVHTLIDHCDEYLRLNSFAIHCQKLICFKNENVENHFFVIKHFLFYNANSNSTFLRRGIIKYFKIFLFNLLKSCTTQQHYNVEVFSIFYWLHRFFLDCFEIGSCYQRKVLGIKLYETILFYMNEREISNELSNDPRHRDELRNGFKMKQQLEKFGEWIFTNKMSLLWLLKLILDPATDVKEISAKIILEHFQKSSLNDSELKIIFDTAIMKCNSSKFYETESGSMLIKILSKWRPFHEITAIKLESMSHDRCEFYKSLTMHTKYTEYLLHEAHKQLADIKRDILRAAMQNSPFHGTLTAILNVGFQNDLETELMTPEFVENLLELLEDAVHFLLSLLSSKSSNHDFSSSFAEMGLAIDTTVKDSEISDDYDDTILSPAHQLVITCIWISLKASCELATEIGMLTYSYKTVERSASVITLVLTKCRHKGAIEAAGVAIGHLTRKLVNVKGYSNLPEEWLTNLISGHKNNPNLTRRSAGLAIMFHRIVANDNRHGKPLVHTTIRSLLNLLEGTQEVPGNFQRNSNCTTSKEDKNEVYQDLPRAKHLHFIQRLVSDSDLHAQIVPYLERITMECFKNLHSQVWTVRNASLQLFGAIVPRISGPCNGSQTLDFGNGYSVDHFITHYPELANHVLSELKNAASWDNNLDNTLKSHSATIPSIILLSRMSVGGSDLVDYSSKTYISSVKQNLKLLFRSPIANVRILAAKAYAALVTLPEISWECLKLKQVVQNIHHPNDLHGYMYAIKYVSDKLQMESKSVNPHCSTNKPDTYYRPQHSLQSKINCPADYLSIQHSQNTLSEHTVSKNAAKSLSRISAIKKSWNDLYYGKMKINLCYVVEAMSLVAFENLESYDDIFLFNEIGQDVDPVLKSESNKPGFSEFIATSTRLYVQHVNRTRNIDHEKLVKILKSQCTDQSVTLLDNLKYDVPVQDIVLNNILQVFPDCNEALLDAMIRYLSESIRNSAIFSTTPVGIGDKSAVLCFSQLSLHNYEIKRKVHQLKQKIKEDRKYWKLELFCHILINTLDFDSVAINDLELYCFAKSVDSDENLRKIAIDCTSCLLLHFSRIENSNKLKILRLYLNLLKDEISDIRELARSSFVNFFDSNFAAQSIPPFSETLYYKILDEIIMNKTRHATFSIMEVVDFFLDCLTFINCPKDFKVLVESPFDHEDHATSAEETKLLNIIHFSISHIQKNQSVDNLHIGENIIITDSFNVIRAKNDIQSEGSPEYSDLKTILDLNYSDCMITKRNLVLKSCNSIIESVKS; encoded by the exons ATggatatggaaaaaattttgatggaattgaaagaaagcaaaaaagaTGGAAGTCTACAAATTTTTAGA aaATTGATAACTTGTGGAACAACTCCAATTTGTAAGCTGAAAGAAAGGGTACCAGATAAACAAGCCATGTGGCAGCCAGTTTTAATGGAATTATTGGAAATTTTGGCAAACAATCGGGACTACGGCAAAGAGCAAATTTTACTTATTCCTCACGCGTTTTTAGTGCTGCTTTATGAGCAATATGATATTGATGAATTCAAAAGGGTTTTGCAAAGTTATTTGCAGTTGGACAAGAATCCCTTACATTCCTTCAATACAGATTATGACATTCAAGACATAGATTTGTTCAAATTGCTAATTACCCATGGATACTTGCAAGTCAATCGGAAGTCGATTTACGCTGGAGAGATATGTAAATTACCATTCGAAGtgttatataaaaattgtacacgatatacaaaatatacataccTTGCTTACAAGGTATTATACGCATGGCTTCAGAGAACATCAAAGACTGATTTTTGGGAGAAGAATGATTTTatctttgagaaaaaattggaaatcatCATCTTCTCCAATTGGAATAACTCGATAAAAGAAGTCAGTAAACAAAATTCTACCTCAATCTTCAATCAATATTTAAGAATAATGAACCAAAAGTACGAAGGATTCCTGCAGTTTCTATTTAAAGATTGCCTTGATAATATATCTTGGCTAAATGAGACTAAGTATGTCATTTTATCTGAGGTATTCGATGTATGGGACAATGTTAACGTAATGGTCCAAGGAGATTTTATCTTATGTACGTTTACATgcttgacaaaaaattatttgcgcAGTTCTGGTACTAAACTGTATAACATAATCTCAACTAAACTTGGTGAAACGCAATGGAAAAACGCTTTTGGATATCCCATCAGCCATATGGTTCGTCAATGGGAATCTGGGTCACA aaaaaatgaTCAAGCTCTTCATTGGCTTTGTACTCAATGGCTTGAGCCTACAGTTAAAAAGAACCCTACGCTCTTATCATTTCTGTGGGATCTGAGCAAAACCGCGCATAATATTCTCTTTCGCTCACATctggaaagaattttttctcaaacacgTAAACTACAAGAAGCTGGAACTGTACACACTTTAATCGATCATTGCGATGAATACTTGAGATTGAACAGCTTTGCAATACACTGCCAAAAGCtcatttgttttaaaaatgagAATGTGGAAAATCATTTCTTCGTCATAAAGCATTTCTTGTTCTATAACGCCAATTCTAATTCAACGTTTTTGAGACGTGGTATcatcaaatattttaaaatttttttgttcaacttaTTGAAATCTTGTACTACTCAGCAACATTACAATGTTgaagtattttctattttttattggttacaccgattttttctGGATTGTTTTGAGATCGGTTCGTGTTATCAACGGAAAGTGTTGGGAATAAAGTTAtacgaaacaattttattttatatgaaCGAGAGAGAAATAAGCAATGAATTGAGCAACGATCCTCGACATAGAGATGAGCTGAGAAATGGGTTCAAAATGAAACAGCAATTGGAAAAGTTCGGCGAATGGATCTTTACAAATAAAATGAGTCTGTTGTGGCTGCTTAAACTGATATTGGACCCTGCAACTGATGTTAAAGAAATTTCTGCCAAAATTATTTTAGAACATTTCCAAAAGAGTTCTTTAAATGATTCTGAGTTAAAG atAATATTTGATACAGCAATAATGAAGTGTAACTCGTCTAAGTTCTATGAAACTGAAAGTGGATCAATGCTTATTAAAATACTTTCAAAGTGGCGTCCGTTTCATGAAATAACTGCGATAAAATTAGAATCTATGTCGCATGATCGTTGTGAATTTTACAAGTCGTTAACAATGCACACGAAATACACAGAATATCTTTTACACGAAGCTCATAAGCAACTGGCTGACATAAAACGAGATATTCTAAGAGCTGCAATGCAAAATTCACCTTTTCATGGTACTTTAACGGCGATATTGAATGTTGGCTTCCAAAATGACTTAGAAACAGAGTTGATGACCCCAGAGTTTGTGGAAAACTTATTGGAACTTTTGGAAGATGCTGTGCactttttactatcgttacTGTCTTCAAAATCAAGTAACCATG ATTTTTCGTCTTCTTTCGCAGAAATGGGATTAGCAATTGACACAACTGTAAAAGACAGTGAAATTTCTGATGACTATGATGATACCATCCTTTCACCAGCGCATCAATTGGTTATTACTTGCATTTGGATATCGCTGAAG GCATCGTGTGAACTAGCTACCGAAATTGGGATGTTAACGTACTCATACAAGACAGTCGAACGTTCTGCAAGTGTGATTACTTTGGTACTAACGAAATGTCGTCATAAAGGTGCCATCGAAGCTGCCGGTGTAGCAATCGGCCATTTAACTAG AAAATTAGTGAACGTCAAAGGATACAGTAATCTACCAGAAGAATGGCTGACTAATTTAATATCTGGTCATAAGAATAATCCAAATTTAACAAGACGGAGCGCCGGTTTAGCGATAATGTTTCATCGAATTGTGGCAAATGATAATAGGCATGGTAAACCATTGGTACACACTACGATCAGAAGTTTACTAAATTTGTTAGAGGGAACACAGGAGGTTCCaggaaattttcaacgaaactcAAATTGTACTACATCAAAGGAGGATAAAAACGAGGTTTATCAAGACCTACCACGCGCAAAACACTTGCATTTCATTCAGAGACTAGTTTCCGACAGCGATTTGCATGCTCAAATTGTTCCCTACTTGGAGAGAATCACTATGgaatgtttcaaaaatcttcATTCTCAAGTATGGACTGTTCG gAATGCCAGTCTTCAATTATTTGGCGCAATAGTTCCGAGGATATCTGGCCCGTGTAATGGGAGTCAAACGTTAGACTTTGGAAATGGTTACTCAGTGGATCATTTTATCACCCACTATCCAGAGTTGGCAAATCATGTACTATCGGAGTTGAAAAATGCTGCTTCCTGGGACAATAATTTGGACAATACATTGAAGAGTCATTCAGCAACTATACCGAGCATAATTCTTTTATCTAGAATGTCTGTGGGTGGATCTGACTTGGTAgattattcatcaaaaacgtACATTTCTAGTGTGAAGCAGAATCTGAAATTACTGTTCCGTAGTCCGATTGCTAATGTAAGAATCTTAGCAGCTAAAGCTTATGCCGCACTAGTTACATTACCTGAGATAAGTTGGGAATGCCTTAAGTTGAAACAGGTTGTACAAAACATTCATCATCCAAATGATCTTCATGGCTACATGTATGCAATAAAATACGTGAGCGACAAATTGCAGATGGAAAGCAAAAGTGTTAATCCACACTGTAGTACTAACAAGCCTGATACTTATTATCGACCGCAGCATTCTCTACAATCCAAGATAAATTGTCCAGCTGATTATCTCTCAATTCAACATTCGCAAAACACTTTGTCTGAACATACAGTATCAAAAAATGCAGCAAAGAGTTTGTCACGAATTTCTGCAATAAAGAAATCCTGGAATGATCTGTACTatggtaaaatgaaaataaacttaTGCTATGTCGTTGAAGCAATGTCTTTAGTggcatttgaaaatttagaaagttacgatgacatttttttattcaatgaaaTTGGACAAGATGTAGATCCTGTTTTAAAATCAGAAAGCAATAAACCAGGATTTAGTGAATTTATTGCCACATCAACTCGACTCTATGTACAACATGTGAATCGTACTCGTAACATCGACCATGAAAAATTAGTTAAAATTCTCAAATCTCAGTGCACTGATCAGAGCGTGACTCTTTTGGACAACTTGAAATACGACGTACCCGTTCAAGATATCGTTCTGAATAATATTCTGCAAGTGTTTCCTGATTGTAACGAGGCTCTGTTAGATGCAATGATTCGTTACTTAAGCGAATCTATTAGAAATTCTGCAATTTTCTCTACCACCCCAGTCGGAATTGGAGATAAATCAGCAGTGCTATGTTTTTCACAGCTCTCATTACATAATTACGAAATCAAGAGAAAGGTGCATCAATTAAAGCAGAAGATCAAAGAAGATAGAAAATATTGGAAGCTGGAATTATTTTGTCATATTCTAATTAATACACTCGACTTCGACAGTGTCGCAATTAATGATTTGGAACTTTACTGCTTCGCCAAATCTGTTGACAGTGATGAAAATCTCCGTAAAATAGCAATTGATTGTACATCGTGTTTGTTGTTGcatttttcaagaattgaaaatagcaataaattaaaaatcctaAGGCTGTATTTAAATTTGTTGAAGGATGAAATATCAGACATAAGGGAATTAGCCAGATCTAGCTTTGTAAATTTCTTTGATAGTAATTTTGCTGCTCAGAGCATACCTCCATTTAGTGAGACTctgtattataaaattttagatGAGATTATTATGAATAAAACCAGACATGCTACTTTTTCGATAATGGAggtagtcgatttttttttagattgcTTGACATTCATAAACTGTCCAAAAGATTTCAAAGTGTTAGTTGAAAGTCCATTTGATCATGAAGATCACGCAACGTCTGCAGAGGAAACTAAACTTTTAAATATCATACATTTTAGTATTTCACATATACAGAAGAACCAATCTGTAGATAATTTACATataggtgaaaatattattataacagaCTCTTTTAATGTAATACGGGCCAAAAATGATATTCAAAGTGAGGGTAGTCCAGAATATTCTGATCTGAAAACTATTCTGGATCTTAATTACAGTGATTGCATGATAACTAAAAGAAACCTTGTTCTTAAATCATGCAATTCAATTATAGAATCAGTGAAGAGCTGA